One window of the Gemmatimonadaceae bacterium genome contains the following:
- a CDS encoding V-type ATPase 116kDa subunit family protein yields MIIPMARVRVLGPRDRFDDALQAVQDFGQLQLAEARSRAGVQSAHLDPRAERRRAQLMRALDETDEALRALAVAGTGPAQRNATVQDFARWARLANHTAREARALRSRETALDEERALVTRYRDFLSAVLPAVRRVADTPRLTSHAVVVPESGRATVDTLAKALRDQLGAEFSMTTRELAGGDLAILLVLPREFSAKLDARLAEARVPEVPLPAAYRDMPLEQAVPRMLARLVDIPAEVEACRAERREMARARGPELRAARAAIEDWLAAASAHEHTAVTPHAFAIEGWLPERSVPGLTRRISAAVGPTVVVETVAREDWGAQDAPVVLSNPRLFRPFEAVIGLLPLPRYGTIDPTPFVAVFFPLMFGMMLGDAGYGVLLAGLALLVHARARPGSLLQTAARIAGPCAAFTIIFGVLYGEYFGDLGLRLFGLHPIIFDRERAVFAALAAAVGLGVVHVVLGLVLGAITSYRKEPKHALGSGVSALMVLLVVAALLAAFEVLPSRLFTPAVVVLLIAFPVLVFAEGLIAPVELLATLGNVLSYARIMAIGTASVMLAVVANQMAGAVGSTVVGLVFALLFHLVNFAIGVFSPAIHAFRLHYVEFFGKFYSPGGQPYTPFGHRFAPPAPETSRTSS; encoded by the coding sequence ATGATCATCCCCATGGCGCGGGTGCGCGTGCTCGGACCCAGAGACCGGTTCGACGACGCGCTCCAAGCCGTGCAGGACTTCGGGCAGCTCCAACTGGCCGAGGCGCGGAGCCGCGCCGGCGTGCAGTCGGCGCACCTCGACCCGCGCGCCGAGCGGCGCCGCGCGCAACTGATGCGCGCGCTCGACGAGACCGACGAGGCGCTGCGCGCCCTCGCCGTCGCCGGCACCGGGCCGGCGCAACGCAACGCCACCGTGCAGGACTTCGCGCGCTGGGCGCGCCTGGCCAATCACACGGCGCGCGAGGCCCGCGCGCTGCGAAGCCGCGAGACCGCGCTGGACGAGGAACGGGCGCTCGTCACCCGCTACCGCGATTTCCTCTCCGCGGTGCTGCCGGCGGTGCGTCGGGTGGCGGACACGCCCCGCCTCACCAGCCACGCCGTGGTCGTACCCGAGTCGGGGCGGGCCACGGTCGATACCCTTGCCAAGGCGCTCCGCGACCAATTGGGCGCGGAGTTCTCGATGACCACGCGCGAGCTCGCGGGCGGCGACCTGGCCATCCTCCTCGTCCTGCCCCGCGAATTCAGCGCCAAGCTCGACGCGCGGCTAGCCGAGGCGCGAGTGCCCGAGGTTCCGCTGCCCGCGGCGTACCGCGACATGCCCCTCGAGCAGGCGGTGCCCAGGATGCTCGCGCGCCTGGTCGACATTCCGGCGGAGGTCGAGGCCTGCCGCGCCGAGCGCCGGGAGATGGCCCGCGCCCGCGGCCCCGAACTGCGCGCGGCTCGCGCCGCGATCGAGGATTGGCTGGCCGCCGCCAGCGCCCACGAGCACACGGCGGTCACGCCGCACGCGTTCGCCATCGAGGGGTGGCTGCCCGAGCGGAGCGTGCCCGGATTGACGCGCCGCATCTCCGCCGCCGTCGGCCCCACGGTGGTGGTCGAGACCGTGGCGCGCGAGGACTGGGGAGCGCAAGACGCGCCGGTGGTCCTGTCGAATCCCAGGCTGTTCCGCCCATTCGAGGCCGTGATCGGTCTGCTCCCGCTGCCACGCTACGGCACGATCGATCCCACACCGTTCGTGGCCGTGTTCTTTCCGCTGATGTTCGGCATGATGCTCGGCGACGCGGGGTACGGTGTGCTGCTCGCCGGCCTGGCCCTGCTGGTGCACGCGCGCGCCCGGCCGGGTTCACTCCTCCAGACCGCGGCCCGGATCGCCGGACCGTGCGCCGCGTTCACGATCATCTTCGGCGTACTGTACGGCGAGTACTTCGGAGACCTCGGCCTCCGGCTGTTCGGCCTCCACCCGATCATCTTCGATCGCGAACGCGCGGTGTTCGCCGCGCTCGCCGCGGCCGTCGGACTCGGCGTGGTGCACGTGGTGCTCGGTCTCGTGCTCGGCGCCATCACGTCGTACCGCAAGGAGCCCAAGCACGCGCTGGGCAGCGGCGTGTCGGCGTTGATGGTGCTGTTGGTCGTGGCCGCGCTGCTCGCCGCGTTCGAGGTGCTCCCCTCCCGGCTGTTCACGCCGGCGGTGGTCGTGCTCCTGATTGCCTTTCCGGTGCTCGTGTTCGCCGAGGGGCTCATCGCGCCGGTGGAGCTGCTGGCCACGCTCGGCAACGTGCTGTCCTACGCGCGCATCATGGCCATCGGCACCGCGTCGGTGATGCTGGCCGTCGTCGCCAATCAGATGGCCGGCGCCGTGGGCAGCACCGTGGTGGGCCTGGTGTTCGCGCTGCTGTTCCATCTCGTGAACTTCGCTATCGGCGTGTTCAGCCCGGCGATTCACGCGTTCCGCCTCCACTATGTGGAGTTCTTTGGAAAGTTCTACAGCCCGGGCGGGCAACCGTACACGCCTTTCGGTCATCGCTTCGCGCCGCCCGCACCCGAGACGTCGAGGACATCGTCATGA
- the hypD gene encoding hydrogenase formation protein HypD: MPDAAGAATRPKGAEELKFRDPARARALADAIGHTCAQIGRTPVTVMHVCGSHEQSIAKFGLRATFPDALDVIMGPGCPVCVTDLPEVDEAVVLAEDGVRVVTYGDMLRVPGTVRSLAEVQSMGGHVDVVYSAAQAVDIARESNEPVVFFASGFETTAVATAAIIVNDPPPNFYVLSAHKYIPPVMEIVAEMPDTRIEGFLAAGHAATITGWGIFERFVERHGIPVVVAGFEPLDILAGLAQLVELIRDKDHRVVNAFPRCVTRDGNRVAQQQLWRVFRTTGGNWRGIAHVPNGNLRLRDEYARLDARRQFKIDLKRLWTQAPPALTQLCVCGDIMAGISSPEKCALFGKECVPDAPVGACMVSSEGTCRIWHQYGGHPRL, encoded by the coding sequence GTGCCTGACGCCGCCGGCGCAGCCACGCGCCCCAAGGGCGCCGAAGAACTCAAGTTCCGCGATCCGGCCCGCGCCCGCGCGCTCGCCGACGCCATCGGCCACACCTGCGCGCAGATCGGCCGCACCCCGGTCACGGTGATGCACGTCTGCGGCAGCCACGAGCAGTCGATCGCCAAGTTCGGGCTGCGCGCCACCTTCCCCGACGCGCTCGATGTGATCATGGGCCCGGGATGCCCGGTGTGCGTCACCGATCTGCCCGAGGTGGACGAGGCCGTGGTGCTCGCCGAGGACGGTGTGCGCGTGGTCACCTACGGCGACATGCTGCGCGTGCCGGGCACGGTGCGGTCGCTGGCCGAGGTCCAGTCGATGGGCGGGCACGTGGACGTGGTGTACAGCGCCGCGCAGGCGGTGGACATCGCGCGCGAGTCCAACGAGCCCGTGGTCTTCTTTGCCAGCGGATTCGAGACCACCGCCGTGGCCACGGCGGCGATCATCGTCAACGACCCGCCGCCCAACTTCTACGTGCTCTCGGCGCACAAGTACATCCCGCCGGTCATGGAGATCGTGGCCGAGATGCCCGACACGCGCATCGAGGGCTTCCTCGCCGCCGGACACGCGGCGACGATCACCGGCTGGGGCATCTTTGAACGGTTCGTGGAGCGGCACGGCATCCCCGTGGTCGTCGCGGGCTTCGAGCCGCTCGACATTCTGGCCGGACTCGCGCAACTCGTGGAGTTGATCCGCGACAAGGATCACCGCGTGGTGAATGCCTTCCCTCGCTGCGTGACGCGCGACGGCAATCGCGTGGCGCAGCAGCAACTCTGGCGCGTGTTCCGCACCACCGGCGGCAACTGGCGCGGCATCGCCCACGTACCCAACGGCAATCTCCGCCTGCGCGACGAGTATGCGCGCCTCGACGCGCGCCGCCAGTTCAAGATCGACCTCAAGCGGCTCTGGACGCAGGCACCGCCCGCCCTCACGCAACTGTGCGTCTGCGGCGACATCATGGCCGGCATCTCGTCGCCCGAGAAGTGCGCGCTGTTCGGCAAGGAGTGCGTGCCCGACGCGCCGGTGGGCGCCTGCATGGTGAGCAGCGAAGGAACCTGCCGCATCTGGCACCAGTACGGAGGGCACCCCAGGCTATGA
- a CDS encoding V-type ATP synthase subunit D, with protein sequence MSARDRIAPTRASLLGARRRLARVLKGASLTRRKREALVAELFKLARPAVDVRQQLADSANAAAEALAGALAAHGISGLTAMAWPTGDPRVEVRPAQIWGLAVSDVIQRPALQRTLDARGLAPGDVGMAVEEAARRYEIFAELLIEAAPREQRVRRLSDAVATTSRRLRTLEQRVAPALQTQIVSVRRDLDEREREERLRLQRLAAKRRAR encoded by the coding sequence ATGAGCGCGCGCGATCGCATCGCCCCCACGCGGGCCAGCCTGCTCGGCGCGCGCCGGCGCCTCGCCCGCGTGCTCAAGGGCGCATCGCTCACCCGGCGCAAGCGCGAGGCGTTGGTGGCGGAGCTGTTCAAGCTCGCCCGGCCGGCGGTGGACGTGCGCCAACAACTGGCCGACAGCGCGAATGCCGCCGCCGAAGCGCTGGCCGGCGCGCTCGCGGCGCACGGGATCTCGGGGCTCACCGCGATGGCATGGCCCACCGGCGATCCGCGGGTGGAGGTGCGGCCGGCACAGATCTGGGGACTGGCGGTGAGCGACGTGATCCAGCGGCCGGCCCTGCAGCGCACGCTTGACGCCCGCGGACTGGCGCCGGGCGACGTGGGGATGGCGGTCGAGGAGGCCGCGCGGCGCTACGAGATCTTCGCCGAACTGTTGATCGAGGCGGCGCCGCGCGAGCAACGGGTGCGGCGGTTGAGCGACGCCGTGGCCACCACCTCGCGGCGGCTGCGCACTCTGGAGCAGCGCGTGGCGCCCGCCCTCCAGACCCAGATCGTCTCGGTGCGGCGCGACCTCGACGAACGCGAACGCGAGGAACGGCTCAGACTGCAGCGACTGGCGGCGAAGCGGCGAGCGCGGTGA
- a CDS encoding V-type ATP synthase subunit E family protein — translation MPVEAGPLLEQLRRDADHAIAERSATARAEADRVLQAAAAQRERRRAAAVGERERALGLERDAARAQIAQETMRAPLESREAFVARVFAAAERQLAGLAADPDLARRLTPIVGEAVPYLPAGEIRVRCSTAAAAAVQAAMAALGLAPAPVVIDESVPLGAMLEHVDGTVRVDATFVARLRRMAQALSIQAVHAIETGPAHGEPAP, via the coding sequence ATGCCGGTCGAGGCCGGCCCGCTACTCGAGCAGCTGCGGCGCGACGCGGACCATGCGATCGCCGAGCGTTCCGCAACGGCGAGGGCCGAGGCGGACCGCGTGCTGCAGGCCGCGGCGGCCCAGCGGGAGCGCCGACGCGCCGCGGCGGTGGGCGAACGGGAGCGCGCGCTCGGGCTCGAACGCGACGCCGCGCGGGCCCAGATTGCCCAGGAGACGATGCGCGCGCCCCTCGAGTCGCGCGAGGCCTTTGTCGCGCGGGTGTTCGCCGCCGCGGAGCGGCAGCTTGCCGGTCTCGCCGCCGACCCCGACCTGGCTCGGCGGTTGACTCCGATCGTCGGCGAAGCAGTGCCCTATCTGCCCGCCGGCGAGATCCGCGTGCGCTGCTCCACCGCGGCGGCGGCGGCGGTGCAGGCGGCGATGGCCGCGCTCGGACTCGCCCCCGCGCCGGTCGTGATCGATGAGTCCGTGCCGCTGGGCGCGATGCTCGAACACGTGGACGGCACGGTGCGCGTGGACGCCACCTTCGTGGCCCGCCTGCGCCGCATGGCGCAGGCGCTGTCGATCCAAGCGGTGCACGCGATCGAGACCGGGCCTGCCCACGGGGAGCCCGCGCCATGA
- a CDS encoding enoyl-CoA hydratase-related protein, giving the protein MAMEHIHIERDGPVGTLVIDRPDRFNSMDVETARDFRKAGLQLARAADVRCVIVRGTNGIFCSGADLKYIRAQGSPQDFGYLRPDGTAAPPGFGDSFKEILEYIHSTISEIKRAPKPFIAAVDGVAAAGGFGIAMACDLVFASDRATFEWAYHKTGLTGAESSTFFLPRLIGLRMAMGLVLLNPRLGAAEAKDLRLINDVFPRQQFDADVMAIAQRIAAGPTKAYAVAKSLINQAAGVDQLDYHLDEELQHLVRSADGPDFSDGLNAFFDKRAAVFEGEG; this is encoded by the coding sequence ATGGCCATGGAACACATCCATATAGAACGCGACGGCCCGGTGGGCACCCTCGTCATCGATCGGCCCGATCGGTTCAACTCCATGGACGTGGAGACGGCGCGCGATTTCCGGAAAGCCGGATTGCAGCTGGCGCGCGCCGCGGACGTGCGCTGCGTGATCGTGCGCGGCACCAACGGCATCTTCTGCAGCGGCGCAGACCTCAAATACATCCGCGCCCAGGGCTCGCCGCAGGACTTCGGCTACCTCCGCCCCGACGGCACCGCCGCCCCCCCGGGATTCGGCGACAGCTTCAAGGAGATCCTCGAGTACATCCACAGCACGATCTCGGAGATCAAGCGCGCCCCCAAGCCGTTCATCGCCGCGGTGGACGGCGTGGCGGCGGCCGGCGGCTTCGGCATCGCCATGGCCTGCGACCTGGTGTTCGCGTCGGACCGCGCCACCTTCGAGTGGGCATACCACAAGACGGGACTCACCGGCGCCGAGAGCTCCACCTTCTTCCTCCCGCGGCTGATCGGACTGCGCATGGCCATGGGGCTCGTCCTGCTCAACCCGCGGCTCGGCGCCGCGGAGGCCAAGGACCTTCGCCTCATCAACGACGTCTTCCCGCGCCAGCAGTTCGACGCCGACGTGATGGCGATCGCCCAGCGCATCGCCGCCGGTCCCACCAAGGCCTACGCGGTGGCCAAGAGCCTCATCAACCAGGCGGCCGGCGTCGACCAGCTCGACTACCATCTGGACGAGGAGCTGCAACACCTCGTCCGCTCCGCTGACGGTCCGGATTTCTCGGATGGCCTCAACGCGTTCTTCGACAAGCGTGCCGCCGTGTTCGAGGGCGAGGGATGA
- a CDS encoding V-type ATPase subunit has protein sequence MTTWGPLVTRARGLSSRLLTPATLHALALSADRRAFSDALERMAYLAFAPNAPPPDERAVEAAVRGVASRRLATLARWSRDDDDLLVPLLEDEDRRSIRALVRGAVAGVAPELRTAGLVPTPALPARALGELALLGDISSIAAALLALRHPFARALAAEAHLDRPDLFSIDQAVMRAWAARALSAARHGDAALRLYVQRSIDLQNLWAARLLAEQRSDATPHALFVSGGALVHLEDLQQAAESHRPETLVRRMQARVAHTPLHVALLATTQTADDAALTALLAEFLRRSRREPLGMAPVICYVLRLRVEHRALLRILWQISLGVPAALRVGDLEEAA, from the coding sequence ATGACCACCTGGGGACCCCTCGTCACGCGCGCCCGCGGGCTCTCCAGCCGCCTGCTCACGCCGGCCACGTTGCACGCGCTCGCGCTATCCGCCGACCGCCGCGCGTTCAGCGATGCGCTCGAGCGCATGGCGTACCTGGCGTTCGCGCCCAACGCGCCGCCGCCGGACGAGCGCGCCGTCGAAGCGGCCGTTCGGGGCGTGGCGTCGCGGCGCCTGGCCACGCTCGCGCGCTGGAGCCGCGACGACGACGACCTGCTCGTACCGTTGCTCGAAGACGAGGACCGCCGCTCGATCCGTGCGCTCGTGCGCGGCGCCGTGGCCGGCGTGGCGCCGGAATTGCGCACGGCCGGCCTCGTGCCCACCCCGGCCCTGCCCGCCCGTGCCCTCGGCGAGCTGGCCCTGCTGGGCGACATCTCCTCGATCGCCGCCGCCCTGCTCGCGCTGCGGCATCCATTCGCGCGCGCGCTGGCCGCGGAAGCGCATCTCGACCGCCCCGACCTGTTCTCCATCGACCAGGCGGTCATGCGCGCCTGGGCGGCGCGCGCGCTGAGCGCCGCGCGCCACGGGGACGCCGCGCTCCGCCTGTACGTGCAGCGCAGCATCGACCTCCAGAACCTCTGGGCCGCCCGCCTCCTCGCCGAGCAGCGGTCCGATGCCACGCCCCACGCCCTGTTCGTGAGCGGCGGCGCGCTGGTGCACCTGGAGGATCTGCAACAGGCGGCCGAATCGCACCGCCCCGAGACCCTCGTCAGACGCATGCAGGCGCGCGTGGCCCACACGCCGCTCCACGTGGCGCTCCTGGCCACGACGCAGACCGCGGACGACGCCGCCCTCACGGCGCTACTCGCCGAATTCCTCCGCCGGTCGCGCCGGGAGCCGCTCGGGATGGCTCCGGTCATCTGCTACGTGTTGCGCTTGCGCGTGGAGCATCGCGCCCTGCTCCGCATCCTGTGGCAGATATCGCTGGGCGTTCCGGCGGCGCTGCGGGTGGGTGATCTCGAGGAGGCCGCGTGA
- a CDS encoding V-type ATP synthase subunit A, translating into MNAAITRIAGALVEAGPCAAALYELAYVGERRLLAEVVRQERDVATLQVYEDTTGLRLGAPVEFSGTTLTAQLGPGLLGSVLDGVGRPLARVAEATGDFIAPGTAADTLDAGSLWSFTAAVPAGADVAPGDVLGAVPESQGFSHQILVPPHVRGRVAHLATGSYHVDDPIGALDDGTPLHLAHRWPVRIARPLAERLGYERPFVTGQRVFDLFFPVAEGGNAIVPGGFGTGKTIIEQSLARHADADIIVYVGCGERGNEMTDVLTEFPALVDPRTGRALMERAVLVANTSNMPVAAREASIYFGVTIAEYFRDQGHRVALMIDSASRWAEALREMAARLQEMPGEEGYPTYLASRLGQFFERAGRARALGAPERRGAVTIIGAVSPPGGDFSEPVTQASLRVAGAMWALDPSLAHQRHFPAVDWETSYSLYVERIASWFAEHGGERWSEVRVGLMNLMQHERELRDIASLVGPDALEDTDRLTMDCAAMVREIVLRQNAYHPHDAASSVAKTYAMAACALDAHRAGEAALGAGIAFARLDLSPVWRALAALRDAPEHELEPRAREAREAVQALAPRPPGGSHP; encoded by the coding sequence ATGAACGCCGCGATCACGCGCATCGCCGGCGCCCTGGTCGAAGCCGGCCCCTGCGCCGCCGCGCTCTATGAGCTGGCGTACGTGGGCGAGCGGCGTCTGTTGGCCGAGGTCGTGCGGCAGGAACGCGACGTGGCCACGTTGCAGGTGTACGAGGACACCACCGGCCTGCGCCTGGGCGCACCAGTGGAGTTTTCGGGGACCACGCTCACCGCGCAACTCGGGCCCGGCCTCCTGGGCTCGGTGCTGGACGGCGTGGGACGCCCGCTGGCCCGCGTGGCCGAAGCGACGGGTGATTTCATCGCCCCGGGCACGGCCGCCGATACGCTCGACGCCGGGAGTCTCTGGAGCTTCACCGCGGCCGTTCCCGCGGGCGCCGACGTCGCACCCGGCGACGTGCTCGGCGCCGTGCCGGAGAGCCAGGGGTTCTCGCACCAGATTCTCGTGCCACCCCATGTGCGCGGCCGCGTGGCGCATCTCGCCACCGGTTCGTATCACGTGGACGATCCCATCGGCGCGCTGGATGACGGCACGCCGCTGCATCTGGCGCACCGCTGGCCGGTGCGCATCGCGCGGCCCCTGGCCGAGCGGCTGGGCTACGAGCGGCCGTTCGTCACCGGACAGCGCGTATTCGACCTGTTTTTCCCGGTGGCCGAAGGCGGCAACGCCATCGTCCCCGGCGGATTCGGCACCGGCAAGACGATCATCGAGCAGTCGCTGGCCCGACACGCCGACGCGGACATCATCGTGTACGTGGGCTGCGGCGAGCGCGGCAACGAGATGACCGACGTGCTCACCGAATTCCCCGCGCTCGTGGACCCCCGCACCGGACGCGCGCTCATGGAGCGCGCCGTGCTGGTGGCGAACACGTCCAACATGCCGGTGGCGGCGCGCGAGGCGAGCATCTACTTCGGCGTCACGATCGCCGAGTACTTCCGTGATCAGGGACACCGCGTGGCGCTGATGATCGACAGCGCGTCGCGCTGGGCGGAAGCGCTGCGCGAGATGGCCGCGCGCCTGCAGGAGATGCCGGGCGAGGAGGGCTATCCCACGTACCTGGCCAGCCGGCTGGGGCAGTTCTTCGAACGGGCCGGCCGCGCGCGCGCGCTGGGCGCGCCCGAGCGCCGCGGCGCCGTGACGATCATCGGCGCGGTGTCGCCGCCCGGCGGTGATTTCTCCGAGCCGGTCACCCAGGCGTCGCTGCGCGTGGCCGGCGCCATGTGGGCGCTCGATCCGTCGCTCGCCCACCAGCGCCACTTCCCGGCCGTGGATTGGGAGACGAGCTACTCGCTGTACGTCGAGCGCATCGCGTCGTGGTTTGCCGAGCACGGCGGCGAGCGCTGGTCGGAGGTGCGCGTGGGCCTCATGAACCTCATGCAGCACGAACGCGAACTGCGCGACATCGCGAGTCTGGTGGGCCCCGACGCGTTGGAAGACACGGATCGCCTCACCATGGACTGCGCAGCGATGGTGCGCGAGATCGTGCTGCGGCAGAACGCGTACCACCCGCACGACGCGGCCTCCTCGGTGGCCAAGACGTACGCGATGGCGGCGTGCGCGCTCGACGCGCATCGCGCCGGCGAGGCGGCGCTCGGAGCCGGGATCGCATTTGCCCGGCTCGACCTGTCGCCGGTGTGGCGCGCCCTCGCCGCCCTGCGTGACGCGCCCGAGCACGAACTGGAGCCGCGCGCGCGCGAGGCGCGGGAGGCGGTGCAGGCGCTGGCCCCACGCCCCCCCGGAGGATCCCACCCGTGA
- a CDS encoding V-type ATP synthase subunit B, with the protein MSTAPERTYHGAASAAGPLLFVEHTRHVALGEWVRVELPGQPDRRGQVIDAGERLTTIQLLDSTVGLAPDRADVVLTGDVATTVVGRELLGRAFDGHGAPVDGLPAPIGDAVRPINGAPINPMRRARPRDFIETGISAIDAMNTLVRGQKLPVFGGPGLPALDLAGRIVEWARAPRGEPFAVVFAGVGITARETREFMDRVRASGAMPRTVLYLNEAAHPAVERLLSPRLALTAAEYLAFDCGIHVLVVIADMTHYCEALREIATAREEIPGRRGYPGYMYTDLATIYERAGIIAGKPGSITQIPIVTMPDDDLTHPIPDLTGYITEGQLVLSRDLHRSGIAPPIDVLPSLSRLMNAGIGAERTRREHREWSDQLYATYARGREARTMAAIVGESGLPDADRRAFALADRFEREFVNQPEGRRTIDDTFEVGWKLLETLPRDDLARLSDATLEARREDVARREAP; encoded by the coding sequence GTGAGCACCGCGCCCGAACGCACCTACCACGGCGCCGCGTCGGCGGCCGGCCCGCTGCTGTTCGTGGAGCACACGCGCCACGTGGCCCTCGGCGAGTGGGTGCGCGTGGAGCTGCCCGGCCAGCCCGACCGCCGCGGCCAGGTGATCGATGCCGGCGAGCGCCTCACGACCATCCAGCTGCTCGACAGCACGGTGGGCCTCGCGCCCGACCGCGCCGACGTGGTCCTCACGGGCGACGTGGCCACGACCGTGGTGGGACGCGAGCTCCTGGGCCGCGCGTTCGATGGACACGGCGCTCCGGTGGATGGACTCCCGGCGCCGATCGGCGACGCCGTACGGCCGATCAACGGGGCGCCCATCAACCCCATGCGGCGCGCGCGGCCGCGGGATTTCATCGAGACCGGCATCAGCGCCATCGACGCGATGAATACGCTGGTGCGCGGCCAGAAGCTGCCGGTGTTCGGCGGGCCGGGACTGCCGGCGCTGGATCTCGCGGGGCGCATCGTGGAGTGGGCGCGGGCGCCCCGCGGCGAGCCGTTCGCGGTCGTCTTCGCCGGCGTCGGCATCACGGCGCGCGAGACGCGCGAGTTCATGGACCGCGTGCGGGCCAGCGGCGCGATGCCGCGCACCGTGCTGTATCTCAACGAGGCCGCGCATCCGGCCGTGGAGCGCCTCCTGTCCCCGCGGCTCGCCCTCACCGCGGCCGAGTACCTGGCCTTCGACTGCGGCATCCACGTGCTGGTCGTGATCGCCGACATGACGCACTACTGCGAGGCGCTGCGCGAGATCGCCACCGCTCGCGAGGAGATCCCGGGACGCCGGGGATATCCCGGATACATGTACACCGATCTCGCCACGATCTACGAGCGCGCCGGGATCATCGCCGGCAAGCCGGGCTCGATCACGCAGATCCCGATCGTCACGATGCCCGACGACGACCTCACGCACCCCATCCCCGACCTCACCGGCTACATCACCGAAGGCCAGCTCGTGCTCTCCCGCGACCTGCACCGCAGCGGCATCGCCCCCCCCATCGACGTGTTGCCGTCGCTGTCCCGACTCATGAACGCCGGCATCGGCGCCGAGCGCACGCGCAGGGAGCACCGCGAGTGGAGCGACCAACTCTACGCCACGTACGCCCGCGGACGCGAGGCGCGCACGATGGCCGCGATCGTCGGCGAATCGGGACTGCCGGACGCCGACCGCCGCGCATTCGCGCTGGCCGACCGGTTCGAGCGCGAGTTCGTGAATCAGCCGGAGGGACGCCGCACCATCGACGACACCTTCGAGGTCGGGTGGAAGCTGCTGGAGACGCTGCCCCGCGACGACCTCGCGCGCCTGAGCGACGCCACGCTCGAGGCGCGCCGCGAGGATGTGGCCCGGCGCGAGGCGCCATGA
- a CDS encoding V-type ATP synthase subunit F: MSFRVRAVASPALAAGLRLAGLPAEDAVTPTLAAERVMRLVESSDLGILLIEQPLFDAFPATLRRDLENRALPIVVPVPRAEWGAATEHAEAYILELLRRAIGYRVRLQ, translated from the coding sequence GTGAGCTTCCGCGTGCGAGCCGTGGCATCGCCGGCGCTGGCCGCGGGCCTCCGCCTGGCCGGGCTTCCCGCCGAGGACGCCGTAACGCCCACGCTCGCCGCCGAGCGCGTGATGCGATTGGTGGAGTCATCGGACCTCGGGATTCTGCTCATCGAGCAGCCGCTGTTCGACGCCTTTCCCGCCACGCTGCGCCGCGACCTGGAGAATCGGGCGCTGCCGATCGTCGTTCCCGTCCCGCGCGCCGAGTGGGGCGCCGCGACCGAGCATGCCGAGGCGTACATCCTGGAGTTGTTGCGGCGAGCGATCGGCTATCGCGTGAGGCTGCAATGA
- the hypE gene encoding hydrogenase expression/formation protein HypE, translating into MSTAINDDAVRAHSGRRDPTIVMKHGAGGRAMRRLIQETLTRGFIDIAVDGFGIAAMDDGAALRLGDRWLVVTTDSHVVQPVFFPGGDIGRLAVAGTVNDLAMMGATEPLGLTCALIVEEGFTFADLERVQQSMVDTCREAGTTVVTGDTKVMGRGELDGVVINTTGVAVADHIVRDSGLQVGDRIIVTGNVGDHGMALMAHRHHLAIDAELSSDVAPINGMIRSALAAGRGAVSAMKDPTRGGLSSALHEMAEKGGVGIYIREADVPVNPVVRAVAEMLGLDPLHVANEGKAVLGVRGDDATVAAVLDALRGHASGVNAAVIGECVSTRVGDVVLDTGLGKRLLSEYEGELLPRIC; encoded by the coding sequence ATGAGCACCGCCATCAACGACGACGCGGTCCGCGCCCACTCCGGCCGTCGCGACCCGACGATCGTCATGAAGCACGGCGCCGGCGGCCGCGCCATGCGCCGGTTGATCCAGGAGACCCTCACCCGCGGATTCATTGACATCGCCGTGGACGGCTTCGGCATCGCCGCCATGGACGACGGCGCCGCGCTCCGCCTGGGCGACCGATGGCTGGTCGTGACCACCGATTCGCACGTCGTGCAGCCGGTGTTCTTCCCGGGCGGCGACATCGGACGCCTCGCCGTGGCCGGCACGGTCAACGATCTGGCGATGATGGGCGCCACCGAACCCCTGGGCCTCACCTGCGCGCTCATCGTCGAGGAGGGGTTCACCTTCGCCGATCTCGAGCGCGTGCAGCAGTCCATGGTCGACACCTGCCGCGAGGCCGGCACCACCGTCGTCACCGGCGACACCAAGGTGATGGGACGCGGCGAACTCGATGGCGTGGTGATCAACACCACCGGCGTGGCCGTGGCCGACCACATCGTGCGCGACTCCGGATTGCAGGTGGGCGACCGGATCATCGTCACCGGCAATGTGGGCGATCACGGCATGGCGTTGATGGCGCATCGCCACCACCTGGCCATCGACGCCGAGCTGTCGTCGGACGTCGCGCCGATCAACGGGATGATCCGCAGCGCCCTCGCTGCCGGCCGCGGCGCCGTGTCGGCGATGAAGGACCCGACGCGCGGCGGCCTGTCCAGCGCCCTGCACGAGATGGCCGAGAAGGGCGGCGTGGGCATTTACATCCGCGAGGCGGACGTGCCGGTGAACCCGGTGGTCCGCGCCGTGGCCGAGATGCTTGGCCTCGACCCGCTGCACGTGGCCAACGAGGGCAAGGCGGTGCTCGGCGTGCGCGGCGACGACGCGACGGTCGCCGCGGTGCTCGACGCGTTGCGCGGGCACGCCTCCGGCGTGAATGCCGCCGTGATCGGCGAATGCGTGAGCACACGCGTCGGCGACGTGGTGCTGGACACCGGGCTCGGCAAGCGCCTGCTCTCGGAGTACGAGGGTGAGTTGCTGCCGCGCATCTGCTGA